The sequence TTGAGTTAGATATTTGTATGAAATTGTCTGATTTATTCCCGCCGTTTGCTCCATCCCTCATGCTCCCCAACTACCACGGTCCAATCAATGTGCAGCAGGTTACACACCatcccttcattcactctaCACAGGGCATACTGCACACTGCAGGTTCACCACGCATTCATTAACATCTCTGTCATTCAGCCCTTTCTACCGacctaggtatgtatgtatatatgCTGCCCTGCTGCCTGCTGCCTGCTGCCTGCCTTGGCCCTAACAAGCCATTCTACAAACCATCAAATGCCAGATCCCTTTGTCTATCCAGAAGCTTgacaaaataaaaagaaaaacaacaaaagtTGATACATGATCCCGAGTCCCATCCATCTATACGTACACGCCACAAAAAACACCTGTAGTGAGCCCGCTTCAAAAAGCAACCTACACACATGCAtctctcaacatcaaccacctcagTCCCCGTGTCCTAGCCACATTCTAATACTTCCGTCACATCTTGATGCAGCCGTCATAGTCATGAGTTATCGCAGACAAACCACCACTCAATCTTTCAAGAGGCAGGCAGTCTCCTTACAGAGACCATCACTACCCCCTCAAAAACAGACATGGGTAACAGAAACGGAcagaaaataaataaaaaaaagaaaaccaGCAGATATGCATGTCATCCAGGGTGGAAATTACAACGCTTCGTAAATGTGCCCTTGTCACGACTCTCCGCGAACAAGTTCCAAACGTCCTTACTCAAGGGCCTGCAATATGGGCGGCCCACCAAACAACAGTGAGAAACAAACATAAAAGTAAAACAGACAAAGGGGTATAAAGTCGAAAAAGTAATCCCGCGACCAGTCACACGACTAGGCGGGTTTGCGAAGAGAGAGTTACAGACAAAAGGGTTGCAAAGGCTGTCTGTAGCTCGCTACACCTCGGCGGCTCTCAGATTGgtgcttttcttcttgccaaacaGCGTCCCTCTGCGTGATACCCCCGATTCAACCTCCGTCATATTGCCGGTGAGGTCCGTCTTTTCGCGGCGAAGCTTCTCTTCTCGTTCTTGCCTCGCCTTCTCGCGTCTCTCAAGTCGACGTTCGTCAATGGCACCCTGGCTAAGGTGGCCGAATCCGTTTCGACGCTTGAAGCACGCTTCCATGAGTGCATTGGCATCCAGCATTCGCCGTGGAATTGCCTGCACGACGCCAAACATTTCCATTGGATCCTTGACAGCCTTGATTTCGCTCTCGCCACTCTTGAAAATTGCCAACGCAATGCGGAAGAGCGTCTTTGAACCTTCATAGAAGAAAACGTCCCAAACTCTGAGCGTGGTCTCAATCGGCAATGTGCCAATATAACAGCTCATGAACCAGGCTGTCATGCACAGCGTAATCGGCGGCAGGCGTTCTGTAGACAGCCCCTGCTGCTCGCGGCGTCGTAAGATAGGTCTGGCTTTGCGGACAGACTTGCTAGTATTGGGCCTGCCAGAGGGCAGGTTCTCCAGTTCGCCACCAATCTTGTCCCATACCGTCGGCATTGTATCGCGCAGCTCCGTCATGAGCACACCCAAGTCTACCTTTGAGCCTTCGAGACTCATGTCGTGTGTTCCTGGAAGATATATTATGGTAATTACATTCAGCAACCAGAAACACTGCTCCTCCGTCTCCACGaaaagcagcagcagtccCGCTAGGAAATTTAAGCTCTGGCAATAGCCGATCCGCGGATTGTAGACGGAAAAAGCGTGCAAAACACGGCGGAGGGATGTAATGATTGGTGGTTCATTcggtgctgctgctggcggTCCCGGGGTGTTGTCGTCGCCAGAAGATGCCGGCATTGTCGACTGGCTGGTCCGCTCGCTGTTCGGGACGGACTCAACATTGGCTGATGGTTTGAATTGAATGTTATCTGGGAACGTCCGATGCAGATCCCTCtcaattgcttcaatgtccACCTGTTTGGCTGGCTTGTACAATAGTTTTTCGTATAAACCGGAGTGCTTTGCTAAGATTGCAGGCCCACCAGCGTAGTAAAACCACGCAGCTCCGCgccagtctggtggtatTCCCTTCCGCACGAAACGCTTCGTCTTCGCGTTGGGGGATGGAAATCGTATAGGTCGATCGGTCATCAAGGCACAGTCCTTGAGATACGATACCCACTTTCGCCGTCTTCGAGCCAGATACACGGAATATTCTTTGTTCCAAGAATCATACTGGTCTCTGGTAATGGATTGAttggccttcttgaagccATAGCGATCACGCGAGCCAGGATCCTCTGGCTCGATTGGCATCGAGTTGCCTATTGATGGTACGGGACTAGGAGCCGGCTGTGGGGCACTGGGACTGGGTGCTGCTGGGGATGGTGACCTGGTAGAGGGAGAAGTAATAGGATTTTGAACCTCCTTGGTAGCTGCAGGGTCTGAGGTAATTGATGGCTCAGAATCCAGTGATTTGGCCGAGTCTCGTTTTTCGGCCATGTCCATATCCGTCTTGCCTGCAATCGCAGCCACAGAAGCTTTGAAAGCTGCACTGGTGAAGATTAGTCTCGATTGACGAATTTCGGCATCCAATGTAGAACGCGCcgttggtgctggcggcgcGAGGCGTGTGTCAGCAATAGGAGTAACCATCGGAACAGTTGGTACAGCGGGAGCTGTTCGAACGTCCGGCTCGGATATGGCAGTCATCGGTCTTGAGTCAAGGTTGCCTTCGCTCTCGTGGTCATCAAAGTCACTTTCGttttcatcctcgtcgtccgCAAAGCCCTTTTCGTACATGCCCATAACATCTTCCAAACTAGGCTCGTCAGGATTATCGAGTGAGGTGACAGAGCTGTCTTTTGTAAGAACACTGCTGCGTTCTGTAACAGCAGTGCCAGGGGTTGTTGAGGCAGTGAGCTGGGATCTGAAACTCGACCGCAATTCATCCCCGCTCATCCATGGTGCAGGCCCACCAGGACCTGGGCTTGCCAGCGGCGTTGAAACGGTATACTCGGGGCGACCGGGAGGGATTGGCGTCCGAGCGGATGCAAGAGCGGGTGGTCCAGTGACATTTCTGGTACGATGAGTTCTTGGCTCAATCAACTCTCCATTGGTGTACGGTATCGGCGAAGCATAAGTGGATGACGATTTGACAGACGAGGCGGAAGGACGCCTGGATCGTTGCCATGGCGGTGTTTGTGGTAACGAGTTGGTAATATCGAGCAAGCGGTCAGTGGGATTTGGCAGGTTAGCCATTCGCGGCCTGACCGGGTCTGGGCTATGAAGGCCATCGGGTGGTCCAGTCTGACGCATGCTTTGTTTTCGGGGTCTTGAAAAATTCTCAATTGCTGGGGCGCCATCTGCGGAACGCATTTCTGCCAAGGAGGTTTTCGTCCTAACCGACCGAGAGGGTGACTCGTTTCGGGGCTCTGGCGTGCCTGTCCTCAGACTGCGAGGGCTTTGCAAAGGGGGAGATGCAACAGATCCGACCAGAGGGGGGAACGGTTGGGCTGCTGTAGAGTCGGGTTGCACAGTTGGTGATTGTCTGGATCCAGGGGTTGGACTCTGATTTAACAAATGTGGCCCATGAGAAAGCGAATCCCATCGCGGGGAGACGGGTAACGAGGGTATATCGGGTACTTGAGGCACCTTCTCTTCGACAGGTGTTTCGATATTAAGTGGTTTGATTCGAGAGGCGTACAATGAATATTTTCGATTGCGTATAGTACGTTGAGACGCCATTGGCCCTTCTTCATCGGGTTGAGGCACTGCCATGGCGTCCATTGTGCCGGCCCGAGGACCAGGGACAATGGCAGAGGCTCGCAGAGTCTCGGCAGATGAGTTTCGGGTTGTAGTATGTTTTAAGGATTCTTCGGGCAGCTAAATCCCGATGTGACGATTGGTTTGGGATccaacagcggcagcaatCGATCGAAGTTGCATAGATGCAAGGCTTGCATAACAAGCAGGGGAGAAATGAGACGGAATCCACTGTTTAGCATCCAAATATTGAAGCTTCAATACCTAAGTATGCAATTTTGCCATGGTCGGAAGGGCTGTTCGTTGGGTCGCTGGATAGAAGCTGTTCAGAACTGCTCAGCGGTCCTTTTTGTGACAGAGTGGAATATTATCTCGTGGACTTCAATCTTCGAAAATCGTATCAAACGAGAGATACGGCGGAAAGATGCAGTCGATCGAAATAGCGTTGGGTATCTATCGAGCTCACGCAGGTTGTGTCGTGCAGCCTGCAGAATCGGGAAGGAGTGAGATGCTAGATTTTTCTTCTCGCTTGGCACTCGTGAAGGATAGGATTCTAAATTgcaaaaaggaaggagaGACGAGAGCTTTCCAACTGTACGCGTGATCCAACGTTGCGTCCAGCAAACCAACAGAGAAACAACAGAGAAGGAGTGACACAGGCCAGAACAACAGCGATGAGTTGCAAGTCGGTATCGAGCCGGATAGAATTTGGGCGTATTAACTTCGTTGGGCAACGGTTCGTCGAGATTGGTCTAACGTTTGGCGGCCAAGACGAACCGTCATGcagactacctaggtatgttGGTTGGATAGACGCACTCCGCAGTTTGGTAATTCAGAGGCTCCGAAAGACACCTAACAAGATACTTGTTGGCACAGAATTGAGAAAAGCGTCTGCTGTGGCAGTCGGTAGGGAGGATGTCGCTCGCGCGTTGTGATTATTTTGAATTGCGAAAGTGGTCGTCGTAGTTGTGTTCTGCCGAGCTGGTGGGCGTCAtggactttttttttttctcagGAGCCGAAACGTCACGCGGTGTGCGGCACTGGAATGCCAGCTCAAGACAATGaaccacaccaaaccagacgagACTGCACCAGtcacaacaacagcaaaggCTCCAACCAGTGTGTTGTTAATGGCAGAGATGCTTGAGCCATGGGGCAATTGCTTGTCACCAGACGAGAGGCAGCCAGAGATTGGATGCCAGTGCACACAGCTCGATGGCAAACGAACAAGGAGAGGAGAAGATTTTGTGGTCGGGTCGAGTCGAGTGGTGCATTAGTGAATGCAAGAGACGATGGCAATCCCGTCCATGCCCACTCGATGTTCAGCTCTCAATCAAGAccgaccagactgcaaatCGCAAGAACCAACTTGATTTTACAgcaccagatcagactcACACAGCTGAGAGATGGGGAAATGGAGAAGGCAAAATTCACGATTCGAGCACTCAAGAGCGGCAACCAACCCAAACGAACCATGCCAGAGGCACGGATATGGACGATGCTTGGACTAATTAACATTGCTTTGGGCCCGAGCCAGGACAGGGGGGGTCGGTACAGgggccatgaccatgaccagCGGATGATGATTGAGGATTGATGTCTTGAGGAAGCACCAAATGGAAGCGTGGATTTCGCAACTGTGGATTGCATGGATACCACCATACATGGATCCCGCGGCACACCAAGCTGACTCTGGTCCTGTGTCCTGTGCCTGGTTGACCAgatgtttctgtttctgttttctgtttctgttcGCGACTCTGCAGAGTGCGCGGGTTGGAGGTATTGGATAGAGTACGGAGCCCCAGACCAAGTGtatggagtctggtcgaGTCTGGCACGGAGAatgcccaagaagaaaaaaagtAACAACACAAGCAGCTATCAACAAAGCCGCACCCACTCACGACCACTCAGCTATCCTGAATGTCAGATCCCTAGCGAGAAGCAAAAAAGCCTGCggatgccaccagacttcgAAACGACGGCCATGGGTGCAAAAGAAACCATGGATGCATCAATGGATTAGCGACAATAGTCCACGCCCTGCAGGATCACCAGACAgattactccgtaccagacagaccacaccagacatgattcTTCCAAATGCACagaacaaacttgacttgactgggGTGCACATCGATTCAATCTCGCGTCAACTGGTGAATTTGGTGCCTGAATGAGCGCAGGGGTGGTGGCGTAGAGAGAGTACCGGCGACTTCGCTGTACTTCCCCGCAAAGTTCCAGTATCCTCTACAGCTCAAGCCCTGTCGCGCTAGAGCCGCGGCCGTAGCCCGATCGCGCCGCGTGCAGAACCAAAGAAGCAGGCACGGCCCAGAATTTTTGTTTGTCTCGTGGTTCCGTCGCCGCGGTTGAGCCAGGGCCGATGTCGAAGTGGGCGACGACGAATTATTGCGAGGCAGGAGCCCCCCCGGACGGAACAGGGCAGCCCACGCAGACTGGCAGGGCCAGTGGAAGTGGCAGGGACGGAACCAAGTTGAGACTCTGGACCATcaaattcaatgttcatgtTGACCATTGCCCTGAGCCTCTCACCTGAGCAGGCCGAGTGCCTGGCCCCAGTCCCCATCAACCCGGGAAGCTGGTCAACTGGAACCAGGGTGAGTTAGCCTGGCGCGTCACTTGCAATATCCCATCCCTGGCCCAAACTGGACCGACAGCTGACAAAATCTGACCAGCAACTGGCAGACACCTGGTGGGCAAAAGGCAGGAGCAAGCATCAAAATGcatggggacatggaggaaaATGAGCTGTGGAGAGCTCCGAAGCCACAGAAATCAACTTCATGTTGCCTTCGTCCGCAATTGgaatgcttcttcttctccttcttccccgTACTCCACACAATATACGCTCGCCGGTCAAACCGGACGCTCATATGCGCCGCAACGTCAACGGAAGACCGCTCATGCACGCATCGGTGTTATTTCGACGGCTGGTCTTGTGGGAGCCGTTCTTCTGTTTTGGCACCAGAGGCCCTCGATCTTGTCCACCACCAGTAGCCCACACTCCAGACTTAATACACGGTTGATCGATTACCTTGACTGTCtttttgatggtgttttgacTTTTACACCCCACTGCAGGCGAGCATCTGCTCCCCACTCGTCTATCAAAGATTCGGTCATGTACACACTTGCAACAGTTTCAACACGCGTATCTGGTGCTTGGCATGCGGCTCCTGGAAAAGATCGACAGCAAAGTCTGCCGAGTGCCATGCACTCCGTCGCCCTGCATTCAACATCGCAGGAAGAACTTCTGTCCTTAGATCCACCATCACAATAACGCTTGGAGCATCTGACAGATCAATTCTTGTTCCTAATGCGTCAATCAGATAACGCGTTTCGCCATAAAATCGACTCAACTAGGCAAGGACACCCCGCCATCAGAAACATTGTGACTACATAACTCAGTGCGCCCTGTTCAGCAGAACCAGATTCTTTGCTCTTCCAAGCTAACGAATGGCTGctctgcctctgttgatcCCTGCAATCCTCCAACGAAATTAACGTCTGTGAGTGCGGCACCCACCGAGTGGGCCGCTTGGGAAAGTACGCGTTTCTCCTTGATAAgtgtttgttttctttgttcgTTTTCGAGGAACCATGAAAGTTTGCTTGTGCAGGCATTCGTTTATCAAAGGTTCGTGGTGGGCTGTCACAGCATCGAAAATGTGGTGTGCGTCAAGACTTACAACCGCTTAAGGAGAAATGATATcatgctcctcctccaccaagcGCCAGGGGCTGCACTTTTGCTCTATACGCAATGTGAGTGTCCCTGGTGCACAATCGTGTGACATCCAAAAAGAAATTATTTCGGTTTAGGgccaaaaagaaatgacTTCACAGCAGTATACGTTGCCTAACTAGCAGCTTCGGCAATAAGCTTTAACTCTGCTAAAGGGCCTTTTCTTTTACTAGTGGCTTATCTACCTCATATACGGGGTACAAACGCTTCGGAACACATCCCCGACAGTTGAGACTTTGCACTACTGGCAGCCTCATGGCTCTCTCATTTGGTGAAACGTTTTGTTTGTTACTACTAGGTATTTCACTAAGCAAACTACAGGAACAGAGGAGTACTATCATCAAGTACCCGTTCCAGTAGCCCACATCAAATTTGATATCCtgcgacaacaacaacaacaacaataatAATCGCGTCAGATCTACAGCCCCGTATGGCCtttgtctggtctgggccTGTCGAAAGTCGGGTTGTTTCGACGCCACGATAGGAATTATGCCCTGTGCGTTCCAATCCTCTCGAGCAAGCGGCATCGTTATTATCGTTTCCTTCAGTCTTGCCCAATAGATGCAAGTCGTGCCATTCGCCGCATTGTCTTGCGATCTTTACAATGCCTTCGCCACAATGATCTCCAAATAAGACTTCACTGTGGGCATCATCGTAAACCCAACAAAACATATGCAAGGCACGGACAACGTTGGCGCCACCAAGACGGACTGTAGTGGTGAGCCAAATGATAGCATGCGTCAAAATATGCACGACAAAGCTCAGGCGTCCCCATATCTTGTCACAATAACAAAAAGGGGACAATGGAAGATGTCACGGGGCAGATTTTATTCGGAAAAGAGTATCACTACGCTTCTCGACATTTCGAGGTTAGTCAAGAGCTGATGCGCTGCCTGGAGAGCGGACGATACCAACCTGGAGTCATATCGGAGTCGCCCGCATTTGCCTGGTCCATTTCCGTCCCCATTCTCCACCACTGGCTGAATCTCTCCCTAGTTCCAGATCGACGTCGGACTCGTTTCTTTTGTCTGGCTTCTCAGCTCATCAAGGAGTGAAATcgtattttttttttgtgccAACTCAGCAATTGTCCAGGTGTTGCATACTTTGCTCCACGAGTCTCGGTGTATCCCACGTATCACATCAATCCCGAATGTATCCGTCACTACACGTCGTGACGAGTTACAACACCACCATAACAGGACAATCTTCTCAGGCAATATTAGGTTACAAGTTCAAAATTGGAATTTCCGGTGCATTGACAGATACCATTTCTCAACTCCTCTACGCTTGGAGCGGTCCTGCCCCAAGGACGAAGCACCCTTGTTGCAAATGACCAAGTTGGTTAGCTACTACGAGAACCCCATGTCCGTGACCTCAATGCAAGGCATAGCTTGTCGTGCCACGATGGACTCGGGTGTATGCAAGGTGAAGGAGAAACAAGAGTACATGTGCATGAACCGTTCTTTATCGTGCCTCAAGCGTAGATGATGCAGCTGAATGTTGACCGAAGCTCCTTGCATCGAGGGGCAGAACGTGCAAGCATGCATTTGGCTCAGGATGTTTTGCAGTCAATGAGAGACAGTAAGTTCTAGCTCTTGCTATGTTCTGGACTTGATTGATCTGAAATTGCTTCTAAAAGCTAGCACTTTCTCCTATGACTTTGTGGAAGCGCGGCTAGTGTTTTCCAAATGGGGGGCATATATGCTCAAAGACGCTTACCACCCTCATGGCGCGAAAACGATGATGTAGCTCCGATCGTTATCATTGTCTGCCCTGTCACACCTGTTCTTGCACTTTTACCCTGCATGTTTTTCTCTAGCACAGCTTTTTGGTCGGCATAACGCCATTCATCATACAGTATGCATGCACTCGACGTATGACTAATGGTTTGTTACAGGTTAGCTAGACCCTTCAGCATCAATATGGTTATGCAACTTAGAATGTCGACCGAGACATCTTGAGTGCCGTTGTGCCGCCCTTCCGCTATCTGAATATCCGAGCTTGAATCAACATAGACCATGGAGGCAACAATTGGCAATGTTGCCGTGATCCGGGATCGTGAATTGCTGAAGCTCGAGGTCGATGCAATTTTTGGGCTATCATCTCACCAGGCAGAGAACCCACAAACACCTCCAAATCTAAACTGTGACGACCTGCACGCAGTAGTTATTTGGTCTGAGCATGCGCATTTTGTGGCAGGCAGCCCGGCACTTTCCTCTGACCACAGACATATCCTGAATGGCGAAGTTTCAACAGAGCCATTTGCCCCGGGTATACCACCGAAAGCTATGAGGCATCTAGGTGACATGCTTGGATTGTCACCACCGACGATAAGTGGTGGACCTACATATGTTGTGCCGAGCAACTTACATCACCCGACATCACCAGCCATTGACGGCTCATTCCTGTTTGTTATCTCATCTGGTTCAGACGATGGTTCCCTTGTCGCCCAGAAGAAGTTACAGCGACCTCCCGTTTGGGAGCTGGATGAGTGGAAAGCCCTCACAGAGGGTCGCCTCGGTCCCTGGGCAATGGCTATTCATCGCCCAAGCCAGGccgttgaggaagatggtATTGCCAGCCTTGAACCAGTTTGCATTTGCTTCTCGGCAAGGCGTACTACTAAAGCAGCCGAAGCTGGGGTTTGGACCCGAGAAGACCACCGAGGCAGAAGACTAGCCCCGACTGTTGTGGCAACATGGGCCTCTGAAGAGCGGTTGCAGAAGGAGATCCTGTTCTACAGCACGAGTAAGGATAACATAGCCTCTCAATCTGTGGCACGACAACTAGGGTTGCGACCGTTGGGGTGGCTATGGAAACTTCATGTGTAGAAGCCACGAGTTGCTTCGGTGCCTGTCCAATTGACAAACACATCTTCGCTTTGCCCTCTGCAAATGTGCTGTTCCCGGACATCGGAGATGACAAGTCGGGTTCCATTTAGCAGCCCTAGCTCGGCAGGTATTGATCAATTGGTCCTCGAAGTTGGTCGTTACGCGATCTGGAGGGAGTTCGACAGGGTTTGTTGCTGGGCTGATTGCGTCGTTTCATTTTCCGGGACGGCCCGATGTGACAGTGAGGGGAGGATAGCAGAGCCGGTTTCGTGGTCCGGCTCTGGCTGTGCCctgatgatggtgatggactGGTCGTGGCACATGGCTAAATGGCTTCGAATTGCGGTTGCAAAGCGTCTGGTTTGTGAGGAACAGCCCTTGCGCGTGGTGCCGCACGTACGCACCATGCACGACATTATGCGACATGCAACGTACTGGATACGGGTTCGCAGTGATACTGCACGAATTCTCCGATTCGTCATACACATGGttcaacaccagacaaaaTCATACATAGCCAGGGGACATGTGGTTGCCTGTGTGGCCGTTGACCCAAGGGACTCTTTTACAATAGCCAGTCTACAAATACATCAAACATCCCTCTTCTGAAGATGCTTCCATCTCGCAAACAAGGTAGGTTCCGCGACTTCATGTCTTTGCAGATTACCGCGTCCCAGGTCCCGTTGTCGCATAGCACGGTGAAATGCTATTTGTAATTCATCACCGCCAGGATGACGAAGTATCGCGTAGGATGGAATCATCCGGCGACTACGGACAAGCAACTGAATGAATACCTGACACCAAAGAATGCAGCTATTCATCGCCTCCGGCCGCAACAGCCTCGGGTTCTGCCTCTACAGCGGTGGAGGGTGGCTCTGTTGCCTTGACAGGTTCTTTGGTGGGCGCATCGTCCTTGGCTTCTGgagcttcagcttcagcctcagcattcttcttttccgAGTCATCACCGTTGGCAGTCTCGCCATTGGTGACTTCCTCGCCAGATGCTTCTGCTGTCTTGCGCTTCTTCACCGGTGGTTGTTCGTCTTTATCGTGCAGAAAATGTATTGTTAGAGTGGGTGCGCCGTTATTGCGATGAACGTGCTGGATGCACTTGATGATGTGGTACTTACCATTAGCGCCATTCTCTTTGGCGTGTGCAGCCTCATCGCCTTCGGCGGCATCGTTGgcatcagcttcagcttctgcgtcttcttcttcatcaccttctacttcttcatcgtcatcttcctcttcttcctcttcagcatcgtcgtcctcttcctcgtctccagTGGAGACATACCtagcaccagactggttaGCATGTGCGGTCCGATCTGGGTGTAAGTGGCAGATGCACCCATACGAGCGCGCAAAACAATAATGTCATGCTCTGCAAGAGGAAATGAGAGCAAGGCAGCGGTTCATCCCAATTGATCCCAATTGAGCCTGCGTACGGATTTGGGAGAGATTCAATGACGAAAACAAGGGGGATAGGTCAGGGCTGCGCCGAGGGAACTGGGAGCCCAGCCATGGGTTTGGAAAGCAGCACTTactcctcttcctcctcgccatcatcttcctcgggGAGAGAgacaagctcctcctcctcctcgtcctgcTTTCTCTTTCGGGAAGACATTGTGGTTTGGGAATAGGACAAGAAAACGACTACTTGGAAGACGCTCTTGAGGGTGTAAGTGGCTGCGTGTCGAGCAAATACAGGATGCCAATGGTAGAATTGGCAACCAAAAGGGCTAGGTGAACACGGTCCCTAGGCAAGACAGAGGTGAATAGAAGAGATGGAAAGGATGGAAAAGttgggaggagggagaagCTACTTGTAGGTTTGGCTGCCACTGGTACACAGTACCTTGGCTACAACACCAAGAGCGAGGACCTGGCTTGAGGACTggagggaggagggaggggagCAGGATGGGCGACTGGCTGGAGCAGCATGGCAAGCAATGGAGCAATCAAGTCAGCGAGTGAGCAGCACGCAAGGCGAAGAGGTAGGGGGGTGTGATCAGGAGCTCCGCGTGTTGCTGTGGTCAAATGCTGCCGTTTCATTAACGCCACGCCCATGCCttgtgttggagttggagcaAAGCAGTGCAGAGGCCCCAGAAACTCCGGGTCCCCAAGTCGCCAGACAGGCTAGGAAGCACAAACTGGACTTGGCTGGAGACTGGGAGCAGTACCACCAGGTGCAGCACC is a genomic window of Pochonia chlamydosporia 170 chromosome Unknown PCv3seq00010, whole genome shotgun sequence containing:
- a CDS encoding GTPase activating protein (Gyp3) (similar to Cordyceps militaris CM01 XP_006673572.1) produces the protein MDAMAVPQPDEEGPMASQRTIRNRKYSLYASRIKPLNIETPVEEKVPQVPDIPSLPVSPRWDSLSHGPHLLNQSPTPGSRQSPTVQPDSTAAQPFPPLVGSVASPPLQSPRSLRTGTPEPRNESPSRSVRTKTSLAEMRSADGAPAIENFSRPRKQSMRQTGPPDGLHSPDPVRPRMANLPNPTDRLLDITNSLPQTPPWQRSRRPSASSVKSSSTYASPIPYTNGELIEPRTHRTRNVTGPPALASARTPIPPGRPEYTVSTPLASPGPGGPAPWMSGDELRSSFRSQLTASTTPGTAVTERSSVLTKDSSVTSLDNPDEPSLEDVMGMYEKGFADDEDENESDFDDHESEGNLDSRPMTAISEPDVRTAPAVPTVPMVTPIADTRLAPPAPTARSTLDAEIRQSRLIFTSAAFKASVAAIAGKTDMDMAEKRDSAKSLDSEPSITSDPAATKEVQNPITSPSTRSPSPAAPSPSAPQPAPSPVPSIGNSMPIEPEDPGSRDRYGFKKANQSITRDQYDSWNKEYSVYLARRRRKWVSYLKDCALMTDRPIRFPSPNAKTKRFVRKGIPPDWRGAAWFYYAGGPAILAKHSGLYEKLLYKPAKQVDIEAIERDLHRTFPDNIQFKPSANVESVPNSERTSQSTMPASSGDDNTPGPPAAAPNEPPIITSLRRVLHAFSVYNPRIGYCQSLNFLAGLLLLFVETEEQCFWLLNVITIIYLPGTHDMSLEGSKVDLGVLMTELRDTMPTVWDKIGGELENLPSGRPNTSKSVRKARPILRRREQQGLSTERLPPITLCMTAWFMSCYIGTLPIETTLRVWDVFFYEGSKTLFRIALAIFKSGESEIKAVKDPMEMFGVVQAIPRRMLDANALMEACFKRRNGFGHLSQGAIDERRLERREKARQEREEKLRREKTDLTGNMTEVESGVSRRGTLFGKKKSTNLRAAEV
- a CDS encoding acetyltransferase (GNAT) domain-containing protein gives rise to the protein MEATIGNVAVIRDRELLKLEVDAIFGLSSHQAENPQTPPNLNCDDLHAVVIWSEHAHFVAGSPALSSDHRHILNGEVSTEPFAPGIPPKAMRHLGDMLGLSPPTISGGPTYVVPSNLHHPTSPAIDGSFLFVISSGSDDGSLVAQKKLQRPPVWELDEWKALTEGRLGPWAMAIHRPSQAVEEDGIASLEPVCICFSARRTTKAAEAGVWTREDHRGRRLAPTVVATWASEERLQKEILFYSTSKDNIASQSVARQLGLRPLGWLWKLHV